CACGAGGGTGTCACACCCACAAAAAAACGCGACTTGCCCCTGGCCTTTGTGGACGCGCACAAGGTTCCCACACCGTGCACAAGCAGCTGTCTGGGGTCTCTCTGGGGAccgcagctctgccctgctccccatgACACTCGCTACACCCAGCTGAGCAGCCGGAGGACAGGGCACGTTTTCAGCACCTGCAGAAGAGGCATGCAGCAGGAAACGTGTCCCTTGGGCAACACAGAGGCCAGCAGAAGGGCCTGCACCCCATCTTAACACCCCGCTACCAGAGGTGAGATCTGGCTCCACCAGCGACCAGAGCCACCCCACACGACAGCCAGCCCCCAAATTCCGCATGGGCAGAGTCCTCGTGCAGGGCTTTGGGACCGGTCCCTTTCACTCACCTTGCACCACTACGTCAGGCTTGGGGACAGTCGCAAAGCGGCGGTTGAGGGGATCGATTTCACCAGGAGCTAGAAAcccctgggggaaaaaaaagaggcgTGAGGGGATGGACATTTCATGGGGTGCGCAGGGCAGGTGATGCTACTACTGGCCGCCCCCTCTTTAAGAAGTCCTGGGGCATGGAGGTGACAGCTTCCCCACAGCCGGTGGCTCAGGGTGCAGCGTTTGTCCTCAGAGCTGACAGCCTGGcctgcccagccctccccagtGCCACTGGTGACCATACCTCGGCCATCAGGCAGCCCAGGATGTAGAGGGACTGGCCCCACATGAGTGGCAGCTTGCCCATGGGTATCCTGTCCACAGTGTGGGGGTTCCTGTATTCTCATCCACCTGCAAGAGAAGCCAGGAGGTCAGCGAGGGACCCACAGACAAgggatgctgaagaaaaatgtcaccgttgcatttttaaagtctgCCAACACACCAGCAGGCTGTCAGCAAAGCACCCTCGTGTATGGGGGCAAGATACACTTTGGCgaaaaaagtagttttatttatCCAGTAAGTTGTTGTTCTGTGGTGGTGTACTTTTTTGCAGACCCCCACCGCAGCGTCCAGGGGGGCAGCCCACCCTTGTCTGGCGGGACGCTGTACAGCTCCGGCAGCAGGCGGCACCCCGTTCTTCCCCTTGATGAGAACCCCCTCGAGGGCCTCCCGGTactcctgcacctggggagagagcagaggGGATGAGCCAAGGGCACggctccctgcctccttccccgcACGCCTCCCTTGCCAGGGACTCACCTTTCCCTGGCCCGCCGGGTCCTGCCTCCCTTACCTGCTCCATGTTTCCGCTGAAAAGCCCGTCGATGATCAGGTACGTCCAAAACAGAGGCCACTCGCACTCAATGTTCTCAAAGAGCTTCAGCTCCGCGGGTTCGTAGTAGGAGCGGTTGGGATTCCTGCAGAGGCCACAACCACAAGGCAAGGGGTTGCAGGCAGGATCCCCTCAAAATCACGGGGTTCCAGACCCCCCCACCAAGCCCCCGGCCTCAAATGCCCCCGCTCTGTGGACAACGGCTGACAACACCACTGGCAAAAGCTCTCCGTGAGCGCTGGGGAAAGCCAGACTGTGAGAGCCCCAGCCACGCACGCTGCCAGCGGTGGTCAGGTTTGGGTGGCCTCTGCGTATCTGCTGCGGGGCAAGGGAGGGAACGTGGCCACGCCTCTGCGAGGAGCTGTGGCATTCCTGAGCAGGCCTTTGCCCAGACCCGTGACGCTGCCTGGGGCTCCTCGGGGCTCTCATCTTCGCCGTGCTCCTCCCCACCGCAGGCTTCGCACTGCGCCCGGGGGTGCCAAAAACGCAACCCAGGGCAGCCTCTCCTCGGCACGGGGACGCTCACGTACTCTCTGGGGGTCCTGTAATCCATCGCGGAGGAAGCGGCAGCAGCCGTAGCGCCcctgggagggagggacggagggTGGTGAGCAGGAGGCACAGGGTGGCAGAGACACCTTCTCTCCTTTGCTGTCCGTAGAGGCACGGGGGGCCTCCTCTGGCCAAATACCCCCTCGCTCGGTCACCCGGTGCCCAGCACCCACAATCACAGGCCCAGGGCCACAGTGCAAACAGGACCTGGTTTTTTTGCAAGCCCCTGCCACAGGTCACAGAGATTGGGAGAGGGCAGGTCCCCGGCGCCCCTTCCCCAAGAACATTCCGGGGAAGGAAAGGGCTGCACGGTTCGGACTGATGCGTCTCCCGGAAGGGTGAGGAGGGGCAGAGCCGCTCACCTGCAGCTTGGTGATGATCTCTTGCTTGGTGATTTCCACCAGCTCGCTGTCCTCCACAGCGAAGGCCGGGTAGGAGATGACAGAGAGCACACTGGCGTCCACCTCCTTGGACGTGAGGCCCTTGGCAGCATCGAGTGGAGGATGGACTGGGCAACGGGGAAGGAGAGGGATTAAGTTGCCGCCGCTCGTGCCACAAACCCAGCGGATCGCAAATCGGCCCCGCGATGATGCAACACACACAGGGATCTCACCTGGCAGTGCTGCCACCTCGTCCGACAGCACCCGTATCACCGACTGCGGGCCTCCCTTTGCTCCAAAGAGATCCAGCTCATCCAGGGCCTCCAGGGCAGCCTGCAAGCAGGGCGACACCCAGAGCAGAGTGCTCCACCATGCTGCTCCTCTGTAAGAGCTCCCACCCCACGCCAGCCCCAATGCCCAGTTTGGAGCAAAGAAGAGATGCAAACACACCCCTGCATCTGCCGAGGCTGCAGAGCACCCCCTGGCCAGAGAGGGACCGCATCCTATCTCCCATCTCCCCAGCTCACCTTGGCCATGCCGACGGAGCTGGCGTTCAGTTCAGTGATGCCCTGGTTCGTCTTGTCCCCCGCGCTCCCATATCCCAAAGtcctgcagggaggcagcggTTTGTGGTATATGCCCCAAAAGCCTTCGAATCCCACCCAGTGGCAGAGCTCCCAGCAGGCTCCCAGGTGGGGCTCTGCTCGCCACCTCCCCTCCGGGACAACATCCCTTTCCCCAGCAAAGGCCCACAGGCTACCCACCGCTGTCTTGTAGGCTGCTTCGATGTAGAAGACAAGGTTCTGGATGAAGTTGACTTCATCCAGGCTGTGAATTATGTGGAGGCCTGAACCACGGGGGGGAGAATTCAAGTTAGTCCTCAGGCATTGccaggaaggggctgcaggagccagctgcctcctccccacccacccTGTGGCGTCCCCATCCCCGCTCCCACCCCAtacagcagctctggggcttCAGGGAAGCAGGGGCTCTCAGAGAGGTGGGCACTGAGGGACCCAAATCCACCCTGCAAGTGGTGTGTCCTTGCACCAGGGGACATCCAGAAGCAGAGCCACAGATCTGCCCCCAAAGCCCCAGAGCCCTCAATCCCCCTCCACGTCATGTGTTGCGCTCCCCTCGAGACGCAGGTTTCCAAATGGCGTCCCACCGGCAGCGTCACCTGAGGCCGTCATCTGTGCCAGCATGAGCAGGTAGAGGGAAGGTGGCCGTCCAGCTGCAGGTGCCCCCCACTCATGGTCCCCCACCACGGTGGCACAGGTGTGGGTGTTGTACTTGGCGTGGAGGCAGTCTCGCGTGCTCTGGCTGTACTTGAAGGCCTCCACCTTGTCtacctggagaagaaaaagcgTCCCAGGGAAGCTCTGTTCTGACAGCCCTGCATCCAGAGCGCCGGCAAGGGAACGGATCCCACAGCTCCTGCATGAACCGAGGCCGTGGGTCCGGGCTCCCGTGCCACCCcagtgcagggctggagggacCACGGCCACGTTTGCACcacagggaaaggagagggtCACCCCAAATGTTCCTGGGAGAAGAACCCCAGAGCcacaaggcagggagcagcttgGAGAGCACAAAGCTCCGCTGGCCACCAGCCCACAGCGCTGGGACCCCTCTCTGGGGGACAGACACCAGGTCAGGGCTTATTTTAAGACTTTCTGCAAGGACGCCATCCCTGCCCTCACGGAGGAAAGTTGGAGGGAGCTGGCACAGCCGGGGCTGACGGCCCTGAAGAGACCCCTACCTGCCTCATCATGCACTGGAGCAGAACCCCGCATCAGCTTCACCACGCTCTGCAGGgcaaagtggaaaaacaacCCCGTGATTACCGCGGGGCCCGCTGAGGAGAAGCCCTGACTCAGGACCAGCTGGTGCCTGACCTCCGCGGAAACTCGGTGCCCGTAACCATTAGCCCCCGCTCGCATTCCCCACACCACGGGGGGAAGCAGAAAACCCCCCGGCTCTGtcagcggggccgtgccgggggggggggggacacggcaGCCCCTGGACGGGGCGAGGGCTGCATCCTCACACCCCCCCCGCGTCCCCACATCCCCGTGCGTGTCCCCACAGCACCCCGGGGGTGGCCGGGCGGCGCTCCGGGCgggctccagctccagcctggggacGCGCAGCCCCCCCACCATGCCCCCCCACAGCCGCCACGCAGGGCgtttggggggggggccccgTCCCGTTGCCCCGTTGCCCACGCTGCTCCAGCTCGTACGCCTTGGCCTTGTCCTCGTCGCGGTCGGCGTTCTTGCGGTaaggccagccccagcccccagaCGGCCAGCAACGCTGTACCACGTTGTCGCGCACCCAGGCATCGCGGTGGTCGGCGCTGGCGGGCAGCAGCCCGGTGACGGCGTCCTGCGGAGGGGGGGGACACCGAGAAACTCCTCGGTAACCGGCACCGGgcaccgagcccccccccctcaaacccccccccccccccaggtcccgCACCTGGTGCCGGAGGATGGTCTGCTGCACCAGCCGGCCGTAGCCGTCCACCGGCACGCCCGAGTTGCTGCGGCCCCGCATGGCGGCACCGGGAGCACcgtgggggggtggggggggaacggggagcgaggggggggggggggggggcacggcggcggcaccgggccgggcagcgcggTCCTggcagcgccgccgcctcctccagcGGCTCCGCGCCGCACAGAGCCGCAGCGCTCCTCGGTGCCccggggtgtgggggggtcccggggggggggggggtgctgcgccgcccgcccggccgctGGCCTGCGGGGGGGGTTGCGGGGGCGAAGCGCAGCGGGGAGCTCGCTATGGAGCGGGCAGGACCTggcggccccccccccaacgGCCGCCATCTcgggagggggcggcggcgccccctGCTGGGGGGAGAacagggacacgggggggggggggacacccggAACCTCTGGGGATTGGGGGAccctgccccccgcccccccccccccagggtaGAAGGGGCACACAGGCCCCCAAAGCAGCGCCCCCAGAAGCCGGGGTCCCCCTTGATCCAtcccccccggggcccccggAGGCCAGGGAAGCCCCCCTAGGATCCGCAGATGTCCCCTGAGGTCCCCCAGGATCAGGGATgtccccccgggaccccccagGATCCGCAGATGTCCCCTGAGGTcccccccaggagccccagatgtcccccccccgctgccacccGCACGCGAGGACAAGGGACAGGAGAGGAGCCTGGAGCTTCTCACACCACCCTCACCAGGGGTCAGGGGGGCTCGgagcaacccccccccccccccccccccccaagcatGAACCCACCAGGCATGGAGCAAAGAAGGCACCAAGATGGTCTTTAGCAAAATCCAGCAGTTTATTTAGTTACAGTCAGCAATAAATAGAGGAAAGCCAGGCTGCGTGGGCCTGGGGGGGCACCAGCACCTccggggacagggacagacccggagcagagcccagcccacGCGGGACAGCAAAGGGAGACCGTGACAGAGGTGGCACCGCCGTCCCCGTGTCCCACCGGTTTCCATAGCCACCCCAAGCAAAGCcggggggctgcgagggggGGAGCCCCCAGAATTCCCAGAGCTGGGACAAGACGGCTTGGGGTGCGCAGGACGGAGTCCCGTGGGTGCTGCCAGCGTGGGGTGGCAGCACGGGGACACCCCTCTCCACCAGCTTCGTGCTCCAGTCCCCAAAACAGGCAGCGGCTGCGGGACGGAGGGATGCTATGGGGCAGGTTCCCGCCTTTAAAAACctatgttttgtgtttctttttttttttttcttccataaaactgtaaaactttCCCGCAGAGGATCGTGCCAGGGCGGAGACGaacccctcccccccaaaaaaaaaaaaaaaaaaaagaaaacaacaccaaaatCCAGCTCCAGGCGTGGGTTACCGgcaggtgcaggactctgcaaTCATGTTCTCGTACTCCTTGTAGAGGATGCCCCCATCGTGCTGGATCATCAGGACGCTGATGGGGCTGTAGCGGTAGGGGACGCAGGACGGCCGGGGGACGGTGGCATCCACCAGCTGGTGGACCAAGTTCTGCACCACGGCGTGGTTGGGCGCGTGGTAGCCATCGCGGAGAAGCCGCGGGCAGGCGCCCTTGCAGTAGCGCGGGTTGTAGCGGTGGGGCGCGATGATCCAGTggtcccagcccagctgggcGAAGCTGACGGGGAAGGAGCGCAGGGAGCAGTCGCTTTTATCCCCCCCGGCTTCCCGCAGGTAGCCGGGCAGGTCATGGACCAGCGTCCCCGCGTCTCGCCGGCTCCGCCGCGGCTCCGGCAGTGTCCCGCTCTGAGTGTCattgaggaagaggaggaggaaggggtcCGCGGGGGCCGGTGGGGctggcggggcggcggcgcggccaGCTCGCACGCAGACGTGCCGCAGGGCCAGCGTCCTCTCCGCGCTGCCGTTCCCCGGAGACAAGTAGGGGGTGACGTCCGCTTCGGTCCAGCCGCGACGCGGTGGGGCggtggggctgagcagcaccGGGGGGGCTTCAGCGGTGGCCACCAGCTCCAGGGCGCACAGAAGCCGGCCACGGGGCAGCGACAGGCTCTGCGGGTAGACCACGGTGGCGCGGAGAAGATGCTCAGCTTCGGGTTGGCCGCCCAGGCGGTAGGCGAGGGGCTGCACGTACCAGCGACCTGCGGGATGAAGCCATCAGCGACCGCCTGGATGGGGCGGCCACGCTCGCGGCATCGCCACCTCCCACCCCACTGCAACCGGGACGGGGGCTCTGTTCACGTTGGGACCCTTGGCAGAGGGCATCGGGGATGGGTCCCACCGGGGATGGGTCCCACTCCTCGCACCAGCATCACCGCCCTGGTGTGGTGACAGAAGGGTGGGACAGGGATGTGGGGATGGGGAGCCAGGAGCACTCACAGCTTGAGTTCCAAGCGATGCTCTTGCCCTCATTGTCCCCAAACCAACGTCAACCCCATGGCCAAGTGCTCCCCAGGACACGGTGAGGACCCCAGCAAAGGCAGCGCCCCCAAACCAAGGGGGGATCCTGTGGCCAGatgctgccctgcagggcaCAGCGAGGACCCAAGCAGAGACCCCCGGGCTCAAAGCCACCCCAGAACCTTCACCAGGACGCCGTGCCCCGTGCCACCCGTTGCCACCTTACCTGCCCAGGGCTGTCCCCCGTGGGAAGCCGCCCGCACCAAGCGGACAGTGTTGGTGCCCGGGCTGCGGCCACGCCGTGGCCGGCCCTCGCGGTCGGCGGCACGCCGGTACAGCTCCAGCATGTACCGCAGGGGGGGCCCGCTCGCCGgccccccccgccagccccggctgcccggTGCTTGCGCCCGCAGCGCTTGCAGGAGGGGCAATGGGGGGGTCTGGCTCGCAGCCCGGGAGAGCGGCAcggcaaggaggaggaggaggaggagggtggtggtggtgaaggtACGGAGCAAAGCCATGGTGGGCAACAGGGGGTGAGGTGGCGGCAGGATTAAGGGAACCCTACGGTCATGCtttgtgtccccccccaaaaaaaggcaaagctggGCACGGGCACCAGCAGAAGGAGGTCCCAGGGTGCTGTCACACCGTGGCACCCATGCCGACTGCTTCGGCTGGgcacaaagagaaaagggggtgggggggctctGCAAAAAGGAGTGCAAGATCAGGACTAAAACCCAGTCCCCCAAAACGGGGGGGCAAAGCCAGCTGGACAGGAGCCTGGCTAAGGAAGGAGGAGGCTTAAAAGTGCCAGGGGGGGCAaaagggagaggggcaggggtgCGGcggggtgggtggggaggacCAGCTTGCTCAGCCCACCTGCTCCTCACCAGCCCGGTCCAGCAGGGTGAGAGGGCTAGGGGCCCATGGGGCATTTTAAAGGCATGGTCCCAATTAGGGTTTAAAGGGGCAGGAGCTCCCTGgggccagctgctggctggggggcTCCTCCTGGGGTCACGCTGAAGGAGAGAGAGCATCGTGCCCATCACGCGCTGCCCACCGCGGGCACGGAGCCGGGGGCTCAGCGCTtggtgcctcagtttcccctgccGGGAGATGGGAGGTGGGACCCCGTGTCCGGGGGTGGTGGCACCAAACCTGGGGGTGGTGGCACACACGGGCACGGTGAcccagagcccagcaggacAAAGCAGGCTGGTGGCACCTGTGCTGTGACTGTCACCGTGCTCGTGGCTCCACCGGGCTCGGCCGTGCCGGCTGCAGGGGCATTTGAGGCACGGCCCTACAGGGGACGTTGTCCCCCAGCCCGGTGCCATGCTCGTGGTGGGGTGGAGAgagcttggggggggggtgggacgACACTGCATGGGGACAACCAGTGGTGGCAcggggacactggggacagctgggagggtggcaggggcgtctgtgctggggggctcccACGTCCTGGCGGCCTGGGGCCAGCGCGGAGCTCCCGGCGCCGCTGTTTTGGGCAGGAGGCGATGAGTCAGAGCTGCCGGGGGGACGTGGGGTGACGTCCTGGGGGACAGGGTGGGGGCCAGACGGCGGCCTTGCGTCACCCGGTCCCCTCCCGGGCGTGGTGACGGGTGGCCCGCGAGTGGGCCCCTCGCAGGCTCCAAGCTGAGCCGTGCCAGCCCACGCCGCGCCGACCCGAACCCTGCCAAGCGCAATCGTGCCAAGCCCGCGCTCCTCGAGGCGTGCCAAGCTGTGCCGGGCTGAACCGTGCCAcggcgggccgggccgtgccgcgCTGTGCCAAGCCGGACCACGCCGAGCCCGGGCGTGCCAAGTGTACGCGCGAGCTGTGCCAAactgtgccgtgccgtgccgtgccgtgccgtgccggccCTCCTTGCTCCATCGGGCCGAGCCGAGCTGgaccgagccgagccgtgcagccaccccccccccccctccgagccgagccgagccaaGCGGCTGCGGGCGGGtccgagccgtgccgagccgtgccgagccgtgccgagccgggcGGGGCTGGCTGCGCTCCGCCCCGGCCTGGCGGGCGGGCGGTGGGGAGGGGGGTCGGGAGTGGGGGGGGGTGTCATTTCCTccgccgtgccgagccgtgccgagccgtgccgggaTGGGGCGGTAGCGGCCATGGAGCGGGCCGAGGGCCGGCCCGGGGCCGTGCAGTTGGTGCATGTGCAGCTGCAGGGCGGCGCGCCCTGGGGCTTCACGCTGCGGGGGGGGCTGGAGCACGGCGAGCCCCTCATCGTCTCCAAGGTaaggggcggccggggcgggtGGCGGcttgggggcgggggggagcccgtgtcgtgcccccccccccttccctggggctcccctcggggcagggaaggggccgggggcggtggcgggggggtcccggggcggAGCGCCGGGAGCGGGAGGAAATTCCTCCGGCACATCCGTTGGGCTGGCGGGGGGGCGGCTACcctcgtcccccccccccccccctccggccCCGGGACGGCGATGCCGGGAGGGGGGCGACCCCCGTGTCTCCGCGGTGCCGCCCCCCCCACGTCCTCGGCATGGGACTTGGGGGGGCCCCGACCCGCTCCTGgacctccccctccccatccccgaTGTgtcccggggcgggggggggggggggacacggggcttGTCCCCGGGTGTGGTGGCAGCTGTGCCCCCCCTTCCCCGTGTCCCTCTCGCATAGGGGCGCGGGGAGCTGCGatgtcccccccgccccgggggtGTCCCCCCGCCACCAGCGCGGCCCGGCTGGGAGCCGTGGGGCGCCCCATCTGCGTGGCGGGGGCCAGCCCCCAGCGTCCCCCCAACTTTGTCGTCTGcgtcccccccaccccgagctCGCCCAGGGCCCTCCCCGCCCTGCGCCGGGACGCGGGCAGCGAGGTCTGGCCGGGGGAGCTGGAAAAGTGGCTCCGGTCCCTGCCCTGCGCCCCGGGGGTGTCACCGCGGGGCTGCGAGCTGCCACCGCGCCTGGCTCGGCCCCGAGCTCGGGGGGGGCCCTGGGGACGCGTCCCGCCGCTGCTGGGAATAAGGAGGGGGGGGTCCTTGCGGtgccggcccccgccgccgccgcctcgtGTGCTGTGCAGACAAAGGGGGCTTGTTCCAGCGCTCTGTGCATTCACCGAGGGTCCCCCGGGGCGCCCGCGGCCGGCCGAGGTGCGTGCGTGCTGGCGGCGCGGGGGGCCCCCGGCCCCATGCCGGAAAAAGGCTGGGGAGGGGTCCCGCTGCGGGCCTCCGGCTGGGGTCCCATCCTGCGGTGGGCTTGGTGCGGGTCCCGGACCCTCGGTGGGCAGGTATTGCCGCGGTGCCACCATTAGGGCCCAGAGTGAACGCCGGGGTTCGGCTGCCGGCGGCCGGCTCCCCCGGTGCTGCGTCGCCCGTGGGGCCCCGAGCCCTGCCCCTGGGGGtgccggggagcggcgggggccccccggcagcggggctggctgcCGCCCAGGCTGGCGCTGCGGGCAGAGCTCGTTCCTCCGCCGGGCAGGGCGGGGAGCCCGCGGGCAGGGTGGGCGCCTTTCGGCGGCGTGTCACCCCGCGGGTGGCTTTGGGGTCCGCACAGAAACCTCCGGGAACGGGGGGGCAAAGCCCTGCGCCGGGTGTTTTGCCCCCAGACCCCCgggtgggagctggagcagcatcCTTACGGGGCTGGCAGTGAAGCCCCCATGGGTGCCGGGCACAAAGAGCCCTTGTGCTGCCCGCGCCCGCGGGGGAATCTGCTGGGACgggacatttttcttccccccctcctctccccatgccCTTTCTTTGCTCAGAAACTCATGTGACTGGGGCGGACACCGCAGATCCCTCGCGTCCGCAGCGGGGTGCCCGGGGTGAAGGCACCCCGGTGCCGTTGGGATATGGAGAGGGGGGGAATTTTTGGGGTGGTGCCGCCCTGACACCCGTCTCTCGGCCAGGTGGAGGACGGCGGGAAGGCCGCGCTGTCCCGGAGGCTGCAGCCGGGTGACGAGCTGGTGAACATCAGCGGGACCCCCCTGTACGGGTCCCGCCAGGAAGCCCTCATCCTCATCAAGGGCTCCTACCGCACCCTCAAGATGATCGTCCGCAGGTTGGCACCGCCGCGGGGGGGGAGATggatgtggggggggggggttggaaactgcccccccctgccccgggaTGGCCGACGGGTAGTGGTGGGGACGCCCCCGGCATCCCTCCCGGTCCCCatggtggggtggggaggtccCCATCCCGGTGCCGCCGGCTCGCCACCCCCTCCCTGGGCGGTATTGCCgagctctgccttcctgcccgcctggggaaggaaggggaggcagCGCCGGCCCCCTCTGAGCCCCCCCCTCGCAGCCACTCCGGCGGCTGCCTCGCGGCCGGGCTCCAGCTCCCGCCGCACCCGGG
This window of the Cygnus atratus isolate AKBS03 ecotype Queensland, Australia chromosome 13, CAtr_DNAZoo_HiC_assembly, whole genome shotgun sequence genome carries:
- the BMP15 gene encoding bone morphogenetic protein 15; the protein is MALLRTFTTTTLLLLLLLAVPLSRAASQTPPLPLLQALRAQAPGSRGWRGGPASGPPLRYMLELYRRAADREGRPRRGRSPGTNTVRLVRAASHGGQPWAGRWYVQPLAYRLGGQPEAEHLLRATVVYPQSLSLPRGRLLCALELVATAEAPPVLLSPTAPPRRGWTEADVTPYLSPGNGSAERTLALRHVCVRAGRAAAPPAPPAPADPFLLLFLNDTQSGTLPEPRRSRRDAGTLVHDLPGYLREAGGDKSDCSLRSFPVSFAQLGWDHWIIAPHRYNPRYCKGACPRLLRDGYHAPNHAVVQNLVHQLVDATVPRPSCVPYRYSPISVLMIQHDGGILYKEYENMIAESCTCR